GGGTGACCGGCGCGGACCCCGAAGCGCGGTTGCTGTCGCTCGTGGAGACGGTGCTGCTGCCGCCCGCCGACGGCGACCCGCACGAGTTCCGAACGGCGCTGCTCGAAATCGAGGCGCAGGCCCCCTACGACGAGGCGTACCGCGCGCGACTCGAACGGTTCGACGAGGCGTTCGCCGACCGCGTCCGCTCGCTCCTCGCCGCGGGCGTCGCCGACGGCACGTTCGACGAGTCGGTCGACCCCGACGAGGCGTCGTCGTTCGTCGTCACCTACGTCAAGGGGGCGCGGACGCGGAACGTCGCCGTCGGCGCGTCGCTCGACGACTCCTTCGCGGCGTTCCGCCGCTACGTCCGCCGCACGCTGCTGGCCGACCCGCCCGAAGAAGGGGTGGCGGCCGAATGAGCCTCCGGGGCCGACTGAACAGCGTCTTCAAGAGCCGCGACGAGTTCGACCTCACCTCCGGCGACATCGCCCGTCCGCTGTTCTACCTCTCGTTACCTATCGTCGTCACCAACCTCCTCCAGACGGCGTACAACCTCGCGGACACGTTCTGGCTCGGCCAGTTCAGCACGAACGCGCTGGCGGCCATCAGTTTCGCCTTTCCGATGGTGTTCCTGCTCATCGCTCTGGGGATGGGACTCTCCGTCGCCGGCAGCGTCCTCGTCGCCCAACACACCGGGGCGGAGGAGGAAGCCAAGGCCGAGTACGCCGCCTCGCAGACGGTGACGTTCTCGCTGCTCGGGTCGCTGCTTCTCGGCGCGGTCGGCTACCTCCTCGTGGGGCCGTTCCTCTCCCTCCTGGGCGCCTCGCCCGACGTGCTCCCCCTCGCGACGAACTACATGCAGATCATCTCGCTGGGTCTGCCGTTCATGTTCGGCTTTTTCGTCTTCATCGCCCTCATGCGGGGGTACGGCGACACCATCACGCCGATGCTCGTCATGTTCGGGTCCGTCGTCCTGAACATCGCCATCGACCCCGTGCTCATCTTCGGATTCGACGGGAACCCGCTGTTCACGATGCTCGGACTCGGCGGCCTCCAGTCG
This genomic stretch from Halogeometricum sp. S1BR25-6 harbors:
- a CDS encoding TetR/AcrR family transcriptional regulator; protein product: MSSDAADAIMDGTHSALRARGYAELTMRDIADEAGVSKAALHYHFDGKRDLLRSFLDRLLERFEARLDGVTGADPEARLLSLVETVLLPPADGDPHEFRTALLEIEAQAPYDEAYRARLERFDEAFADRVRSLLAAGVADGTFDESVDPDEASSFVVTYVKGARTRNVAVGASLDDSFAAFRRYVRRTLLADPPEEGVAAE